One Miscanthus floridulus cultivar M001 chromosome 11, ASM1932011v1, whole genome shotgun sequence DNA window includes the following coding sequences:
- the LOC136491818 gene encoding dynein axonemal assembly factor 3 homolog: protein MLGDPPSVSSSIQPASGTAAWTAGGTDCAAPSDATMAVSYYAWLVGVGDPPAASSSARTTSGAIAWATGGTDCAAPSDTTMAASGCSWLGVVMAAPTGDTGPPAGGAAPTTEDAARSAIAKGVGTTTGSAESTDEAAASAPLLPETWATSGSAIHPA, encoded by the coding sequence atgCTCGGAGACCCTCCGTCCGTGTCCTCCTCCATCCAGCCCGCCTCAGGCACCGCAGCCTGGACCGCCGGTGGCACAGATTGCGCCGCTCCCTCGGACGCCACCATGGCTGTGTCCTACTACGCTTGGCTCGTCGGGGTTGGGGACCCTCCGGCTGCGTCCTCCTCCGCCCGGACCACGTCAGGCGCCATCGCTTGGGCCACCGGAGGCACAGATTGCGCCgccccctcggacaccaccatgGCCGCATCCGGTTGCTCCTGGCTTGGCGTGGTCATGGCCGCCCCCACCGGCGACACCGGACCCCCGGCTGGTGGTGCCGCACCCACCACGGAAGATGCCGCCCGCTCGGCAATCGCCAAGGGCGTAGGCACCACCACGGGCTCCGCCGAATCGACCGACGAGGCCGCAGCATCAGCGCCGCTCCTGCCCGAAACATGGGCGACGTCAGGCAGCGCCATTCATCCcgcctga